The following are encoded together in the Candidatus Methylomirabilota bacterium genome:
- a CDS encoding GTP-binding protein, with the protein MAKAKFDRSKPHVNIGTIGHIDHGKTTLTSAITKVLHTKYSGVAVRD; encoded by the coding sequence ATGGCCAAGGCGAAATTCGATCGGTCGAAGCCGCACGTGAACATTGGGACGATTGGGCACATCGACCACGGGAAGACGACGCTGACCTCGGCGATCACGAAGGTGCTGCACACGAAGTACAGCGGGGTGGCGGTGCGGGAC